A window of Nerophis lumbriciformis linkage group LG21, RoL_Nlum_v2.1, whole genome shotgun sequence genomic DNA:
GAAAGGGGGCACAAGCTTGTTGCCACggggaaaaggcaggccatgaggcagcaagtacctctgcctcacagtagggggcgatatattgtcaATAGTTCAATGTCAGCAGTTCAATGCCTCGGCAGTACTCAgactcgccacactgggagaagtgggGGGCGCTCAAGCGAGCAGACACAAATCTCTCCAGCGAAagccagcctttttttttttttttttttcaactatatttataacaaacatgccatttttattagagtaagccagcgtttgtggaTGTTTTTTGTCAgatacaaaaatattgttttatcagaatcagaatcagaatcagaatcagctttattgtcattacgcaaggtaacgagattgaggccattccatacagtgcgatgtgtgcatgctagaaaaacaatgtgcaaatatataaaaatataaaaaatgtagaagtgcaatgaatatggtgtgaaatgaatatatacatgaaaaaaaaagtattattgcttggaatgaaatttaattaaatgaatgtgtctgccaatatggaagattatatactgtataaaccaGGCCTCACTCGCTCAATTGCAGttagtccaaaatgctgctgctcgccttttaactggcactaaaaaaacatgaacaaattACCTCCCATTTTAGAATCCCTTCAATGGCTCTCAGTTCCTTTtagaattaattttaaaatattgttgtttctttttaaatctcttaacggattagcgccacaatatatgtcagaccttttaaaaatgtacacccccactctgaggtcagctgatcaatttattcttgtcgtcccaaaaacccgtttaaaatccagaggtgatcgtgcattttctgctgtggctccaaaactttggaacaatatccctATTGTTATTTGGACGGCTCCCTCTTTAATGACTATTAAATCAcatcttaaaacatatttttactctttggcttttaaaccagcatgagagatgtgtgattttagtctattttattttctctgatgtACTTTTTTAcggttaatttttttatattactgactcttctagtatgTTTGTCTTAACTTCTGTTCAGCACTTTGTGGaacttctattgttttttttgaatgtgctatataaataaagtggattggattggatccaAGATTGAATACTTCTCCaaactggactttaagacaaaCTGAATGTGATACAAAGTACATTTTGatggaggatagctattgctgcttcagatacaaatacagaaaggtaagatGCACGCATAATACTTGATTTACTTTGTGaaaagcaaatgggaccaaaaagatttaataacaactttatcaaatactttttggacccatttatcatgtTATAATAACATTATGATAATGTTTTTATGAAAGCGAATAACTCCCTTCTTTTTCCTGTTACTCCAATGTGCAACAATGATTAGAACAgcacatatgaatttaagtaaaaaaaataagaaaaaaaactccaaaagtaTCACCTGGTGTATAGTTCACCACATGTCAAAGCTTTCTGTTTTATATTATTTGAATCGGATCCCAGGTATACTAATTTTGTCGTAAAATACATAAAACTTGCAGTTTTTAGCccaatttatgtatttattttttattgtgattacttagggAGTACATGTtgagaataaattgagaacaggaagtgaacaaacgttttagcaactgttaggtaaaagaaaaggggtaggattaaataagctctgcttcttcctactccttttcgaacatgttgaaaagagaaactggaaattgggaTGTTcgaaaataaactcaaactcaactcaaactcAAATTGAGTTGAGTAGGTTTGAACTCCCACAACAATAGTGCCTAAAATTGGATTGGCTGCTTTGGTCACGTGAGGAGGGCGTGGTCACGTGTCAATCAAAACGATTGTAGTTGGGCAGAGAAGAAACGCACATACCTGCATTTCACCGTCACCCCCTAAATGCAAACTTTGTATCGTTTTAAAATATGGTAAGTATCCAGAACAATATTCTACCCTTCTTTCCCGAATGCCCATGTAGTTGTTAGGCGAAAATTCTGTCACTTATCTATTTTTCGCATCGAGTGAATTTATTGAAGTATGTCATTATCACGACATCGCGAGCTAGGAAAAAAAAGATGGCGacgtcaataaaaaaaatgtacatattgTTTGTAACCACTCGGATGCAAATTCAAGTCTATTACAGTTACGAGAGAAATAATACGTTTTCATTCTATGGGCGTCAATTTTTATCGCGCTGGACTGGAGTTCATCGAGTTCGTAAACAGCGAACGCCCGCCATTTTCTGTCGGCTATTGTTGGACTCGAAGAAGACGCCGCCCCCATTTTGGTGTTTTCGTAATGTCCTTACATTGTTGCTGGCAGCATGCTACATGCCAGGAATCGCATCATAAGGGCCCCACTTTGTGTCACTGTCAACTTTTACATGATATTCATATTAATCGATATATAAGTTGCAAAAAGGATATTTTGTTGATGTCTGTTATCAAGCTAATTCTAGTTAGTGCAACAACatgagggctgggcaatatggcagaAAACTATCACAAGAAATCGGTCAATATCgatcattattgatatttttttgactttcatccatccatccatttttctaccgcttgtcccttacggcagtggtccccaaccaccgggacgcggccggtaccggtccgtggatcgattggtacctggCCGcactaaaaataattttttttaattttatttttatttttattaaatcaatataaaaacacaagatacacttaaaattagtgcaccaacccaaaaaacctccctccccccacactcattcacacaaaagggttgtttctttcttagacttagacttcctttttattgtcattctaatttgaactttacagcgcagataagaacgaaatttcgttacataagctcatggtagtgcaggataaaaaagcaataaggtgcatatataaataaataaatatatataaataatatatatataaataaatagattactgtacagataaatatattgcactttttcacatgcgtccacgtttatggatgtatgttatatatatatatatatgttctgttattaatatttctggttcctactatatatatcaatatagatcaggggtgggcaattaatttttactgggggccgcatgagcaacccaagcactgctggagggccacatcgacaatatttaaattaaatgttgctcaatattatttttgatataccgtaagataaataataataattaataataataataatactttcatctaacttaactttataccaaaatcagattgcttttgatggttttatttttaacactgtcttacactacacttcctgatgtataatacaatgcaaaaatgtcaatttaaaGTTTattctgcatcctctttaaaagtccaacatttttccccgtcagatttggacaaccatctgttgtcacacctgccagcttgtcccatttcagtcctaacatgtgcaaacacgcatttacctatgtgaacaagtcattacctgtggttgtcccttttaattgactgcatgactGCCAGCTCTtctgtgatttgaaagtctgcagttatcccgcgtaagaagatgagcagctgggcggtgtcacgtacatcgcagctctcatccaaagtcagcgaaaaacagtcaaagtcggccgttttgttcttcagctgaagctccaaatttccgggcatatcagagtccaataagcactccttaataaactctccgtcagaaaacgccttactttttctggcgattttgtgagaattgacgaaacttgtcctgacggctgcattctgggagtgtgaaatatggcaaaaagtccttgttgggtttgcagttttaccatcaacgcatcagcctcccttgcgcgtacttcatcagacagattccggtatttttcctcgtgcttcgtcatgtagtggcaattcaaattatattctttaaacacagcaacctgtgtaccacacattaagcacacggatttacctttaatttctgtaaagaaatacttggcagtccatgtcttgttgaaaacacggcattcgtcatcaacttttctctttttagcgtctcgggtgtaaatcgtgcatcacttgtcgctgtgcaccttcactcatagGTTACACACgaacatacgtccataaataacacttaaaaaaaaaaaaagcagcacagttgtattgtgcgcacgacatagatgtttgttaaactttattttgtaatttgtgattgtcgctgttcacattcactcacaatcgcgcaggcgcatacgtccacacggaagtaatacaaataacgcttttcaaaacaaaagcagcaccgttgtattgcacactcgacatagatacttttttaaatttattttgtaatttatgatgggtctcacgcgggccggacagggacgctcaaagggccgcagaatgcccaggtctgattatagatcaatacagtctgcagggatacagtccgtaagcacacctgattgtatttttttgtccgtgggacaaattttcaagcgttgaccggtccgcagttacaaaaaggttggggaccactgccttacggggtcacggggggtgctggaacctatctcagctgcacatggatGGAAGGcgtggtagaccctggacaagtcgccacctcatcgcagagcaacACTTACCAAAAGAAATGACCAGGAGGAAAATATTAaatgaaaacatttgtatttaagaTATAACCTTCATCTGATcacaatcccctcagctatcaaggcagacagGAAAGGAAATGTCTACACAAGCATATAAACAATccaaacaaaattctaaaatcccattgaaaacttaataataacctcttaaaaggaggtgcaaaaataagggatTTGCAAGACATGcttaaaaaaagtgtgaaaatgtaaacatcaagaaacctgagaagaacgaTTTTCTGCAGCGTAAGCGTGCCTGGTCTGTTATTATTCAAGTTTGGAAAGGAAtttatgttatgcagtaattattatttatgtattgttggaTGAAATTACTATCATTTTAAAGTAGTAGGTGTgttatattttgtcatttatatttttatttatagtcctgcactttagttcctacctgtttgCATATACTCCAATAGAGaagggttgaaaagaaaagagGTCAGTGCGGCTcaggattatgtttttgttttgttttttaaatccccaaaaactgctatactgtcgaggtgacttttcctcttttatcgaTAATTTTTCCGCTCCCTGAAACACTCATTTTTCGTTTATCTTCTTGCTCCATGCAAATAACCAATAGTAAGACAGCAAAATGGTGCAAAAAAACGCGAGACTGTTACGTGATTGTCTGTTAACGtttccctcccattgctcagtgatcacttcctgttttgctaggTTACCAGGGCGCTTGAGCCTGTGTTCATGAAACCAACCTTGCTTCGTTGTTCCGGtttctttggaaaaaaaacatacatatgtatagaaCGTTTTATCAAAccaatttttaaaaaatccattATGTGTCTATTGTGATGCAGCAGTTTTTCTCGAGTAATACTACTTAACTCAATTATGAACGCACTTTTATCTTTCTCCCTTTATAATGAGAGTCATATACAttgcatcttttttttcttcttttttttaacatcaactttatttttttggcaGGATACCCCGAACCCAAAGGACAGCCACCATGCATCACCCTCCTTGCAGTTGTCCAATGGCTTCATGGTGCCTGAGGGCAATGTGAATCCCAACGCCATATTTGTGTTTTTTGGCGTTGGAACCAGGGTAATTATTTGTGAGCTTAAACATTAACACTTGTTTGAGAATATGCTTGCCCATATAAATGAGTGTTGAAATTGGCATTATATACCTTTGCACACAACCACACGTGTGACTACTTTTTAATTTGTGCGTTACTTTACTTAAGGTGCAATATTCACTTGACCCATGGTGCAATATTCTTGTTTGTAATTTTGCTTAATTGCACAATATTATTACTTCACTGCTGGTTGCTACTGGGCCCTTAGTAACCCAATATCCTTCCCAGCTTGTAAGTGTTTTTATTGGAATAACAAACACCTTGAATCCTTAATCCTGCTGCGGCCACAAGATATGGAACACAACCTAGATAGGAATTAAATTTTAATAAGGTTTGTTACGAGAACTTTATGAAAATTTTGCCTGAGAAAAAATAATGAACAGTCGATTAATACTCAGGATGGTTTGAAGCAACGTAGATCTGCATAGAGGGTTAGAAAGTCAGTCTGATGATCAGATCTACACCACAGTATGACATCTTTTTTgccttattttttaaaataattgtcacACGGAAAATAGAATGTTCTGCATTGTTACACTTACAGTACAATTAAGTAAGAACGTTGCAGGACAGGGTGCATAAACACGAGGCAGCAAGCTTCTACAGAGCAACTTGTATCACAGATTGTCTACTTAAAGCCTGTTTTCCCACTTTACATGCACTCTAAACTGTAGGCCACTGCAACCAATTTGCGCGACTTGTTTGCTCCGTTTGGTCAAATCAAGGAGGTGAAAATAATCACATACCGCGGGGGATTCAGCAAAGGGTAAGTTTCAGTTTTTAGGCACTTTTCATTTGTTGCTTGTGCTTATTGCATCCAGGGGAACTGTTACATAATCCGGGGCATCTTGTTTCCCCTTTGTAGCTATGGATTTGTGTACTTTGATGAAGATGTTGACATTCAACCAATCGTTGACGTAAGTGGAAAGGAAGCAAACAGACTCTTCTTGTTGTTGGGAAAAATAACGTCTAATGTTTGTTTTTGTAGCAACAAATCGTCTGGAAGGGGAGAACACTCAGGCTGGGCCCTGCCATCATAAAGCAAAGGAACTGCCGTAAGTACGCTGTGCTCTCACGGAAGTTTgtttctttattacaaaagcttttttttcacACAAAATTTATGTTACTGAAATGTTTGTGTTAGAATTTTGTGAACAGAGCTTTTTTTCCagccaccgtatttttcggaccatagggcgcaccggataaaaaggcgcactgccgatgagcgagtctattcaggtcttttttcataaaaaaggcgcaccgcattaaaggggtcatgttatgatttttttcaaaatttaaaacactatcttgtggtccacataacatgtgatggtggttctttggtgaaagtgttgcatagattatgttttactgaccattttcaagtagctttctgagcgtctcttcaggatgcgccgttttgtgggcggtcttaccaacgtggctcaccttcgacagcgtcttctccccgtcatctttgttgtagcggtttagcgtgcaaggacggaagtcGAAGATAGggccaaaagatggagctaactgtttaaatgacattcagaatttacttaaatcaataacggagcagcatcttctcatccgtggctcaataatgcaacatcaacgccggaaatgtgtctcgtgaaaaactgtccgaccggaaccctctaataactaaagttccgtgggtgaattatgtaaacccactacaggtTTTAACGTTTTGATagatagtctactgacagatataagtaaggactttacgctactttatattacaaatggcaacagcggaagatgaatgccatataagaaggtagagaaaaagaagaagcttatgactacggtgtcggcacggactacaattgcgaacgcgcgcacattttcaggatttatgcagatcccaaatacacatcagcatgtaccagaaggtaagaaaagttggttttgcataatattgcgaaacaaaacagcaggtattatgtctgctaatagcaccataataatactcgtatgtttaatgcgcagacaatccatcaagcggtgcggcctcGTAGCTCATAGTACtacaaacattttgacagatttttgagcgccgcgtgtaatgttctatattctcaatggaacatttaaagttttggtgttgtttactgccatcatattgcagtctacatgtatatattatgtatgactgccatctactggtcaaacttatcattataccatgtaccaaataaaattgcttcgaggtcagtaagcacaaccagaattatgcagtacgttaggcgcaccgggttataaggcttgagaaaatgaaaggattttaagtgcgccttatagaccgaaaaatacggtaattgtgctGAGAATGTTATTGAATTCAATTTTGTGAGCAAAATATGGGTTTAATAAAtcagtttttttaattacagtGTTTTGTAAAAAATTccgtgcagaaatatttgttgcttcaaaattcAAGACCCACTTTCGGTAAgtcaagactgaagcaatcgaccctgtctcagaaccagccaatgaggtgtcaagtttgcagTCACATGACACGGATCTTACAAAACTGCAGGCCAGAGTGGACCAAATCCAATGTTTTCGAAATCTGATTTTCCCTGCTGACTAGagtttacatgtaaaatgtgaTCTTATCGAGACACCACAGGCACCCATGTTGATTTTCCCTGCTGACTATagtttacatgtaaaatgtgaTCTTATTGAGACACCACAGGCACCCATGTGGCCTCGACGtggcagtcacatttgaaaaagaTCAGATTCGGATTTTGGCTATCTCTGGATGTGGCCCAAATCTTAAGAGCGTTTAAACTGGCAAAAAAATATCCGATCTGTGTCACCCTGAGatcgggaggttgtgagttcaaaccccggccgagtcataccaaagactataaaaatgggacttattacctccctgtttgacactcagcatcaagggttggaattggggcttaaatcaccaaaaatgattcccgggcgcggccaccgctgctgctcactgctcccctcccctcctagggggtgatcaagggtgatgggtcaaatgcatataatattttcgccacacctagtgtgtgtgtgacaatctttggtactttaacttaactttaacttgagggcaaaaaaaatcagatttggtgtccaaTATATACACAGCCAAAAAAAGAGAGAGGTTATGCAGCGATACATGCTGCAAGTTGTGTAATCTGTTATATGTGCTTGAATCCCTTTTTATTAACCCTTcaaaccagaggtgtcaaactcgttttcactgagggccacatggggcggcatggcgtagtgggtagagcaaccgtgccagaaacctgagggttgcaggttcgctccccgcctcttaccatccaaaaaaaaatcgcttccgttgtgtccttgggcgggacacttcaccctttgcccccggtgccactcacaccggtgaattgaatgataggtggtggtcggaggggccgttggcgcaaattgcagccacacttccgtcagtctaccccagggcagctgtggctatgaaagtagcttaccaccaccaggtgtgaatgattgatgggttctacatgtaaagcgactttgggtacttagaaaagcgctatataaatccaagttattattattattattattatggcagTTCTGGCTGCTCTCTTGATATAGTGAATATACTGTATAAGAATTGTAAtgtataatcgcctcattatTACACAATTCCTTATGAATTTGATTGTTAAATTTTTCACGTCCAAATTTATGGATATACTtacttttgaaatcataagtcagagGGACAAACATATTATTCTAACAAACATTTTTGGGAATAATTGTTAACGATACAGGGGTGTCCTAACCTTTTTCCCAACAAGGGCTCCATACTCaaaagtcaaagtatgtgggggccattctttgatatatttttattatccatccatccatcttcaaccgcttatccggaatcgggttgcggggacaacagctccagcagagacccccagacttccctctccagcgcaacattagcaacttcctcctagggaatcctgaagcgttcccaggccagcgaggagatgtaatcccccccatctggtccttggcctgccgctgggtctcctcccagtggaacgtgcaacgaggacctccctagggagacgctcgtgaggcatccgcacgagatgcccgaaccacctaagctggctcctttccaagcgaaggagcagcggctctactccgagtctctctcgggtgactgaccttctcaccctatctctaagggagataccagccacccttctgaggaaactcatttcagccgcttgtgtccgtgatcttattctttcgttcatgacccacacttcatgaccataggtgagagtaggaatgtagacagctcgtcacaacagtgcggcagagagactgcaatactgccccagctgctccggtTCTccagctgatttccttctccatctttccctcactcttgaacaagaccccgagatacttaaactcctccacctgggacagagtctcgttctctacctggactgtacaaaccatggGAGGGTGTGTCTGATGTAGTTGGGTTCAGGTGTTCCTCAAAGTGCTCTTTCCAACACCCTACAACTTCCTCACTTGAAGTCAGCAGAGTCCCAGCCTTGCTGTACACAGCTTGGATGGTTCCTTGCTTCCCCCTCCTGAAGTGCCGTATAGTCTTCCAGAACAGCTTTGGTGCCGCCCGATAGTCCTTCTCCATGGATTCCCCGAACTGCCCCGCCACCCTCTGCTTAGCCTCGTCCACAACCACGGCCGCTGCCCTtcgggcctgtcggtaccttgcaACTGTCTCTGGAGTCCCCTGGGATAATATACCccggtaggactccttcttcagtcggaCAGCTTCCCTGTTCACCGCTGTCCACCAGGGTGTTCGAGGGTTACCGCCCCTTGAAGCAGCTAAGATGTTCTGGCCACAGCTCGCAGCTGCATCTTTAGCAATAGAGGCTTTGTACATTGCCCATTACTGTTCAATGTCCCCAACCTCCACAAGGATGGCAGAGAAGTCCCGCCAGAGGTGAGAGTTGAAGTCCTTCCGGACAGAGGACTCCTCCAAACATTCCCAGTTCACCCGCACTACACGCTTGGGTTTTCCAGGTCCGTCCAGAGGTTTCCCCCGCCATCTGACCCAACTCACCACCATATGGTGATCAGTTGAcagttcagcccctctcttcacccgagtgtccaaaaaatacggcctcagatcagctgatacgattacaaaatcgatcattgatctttggcctagggtgctctggtaccaggtacacctatgagcatgcttgaacatggtgtttgttattgcaagTCCATGactagcacaaaagtccaataacaatccaCCACTCAGGTTAAGATCAGGGAGACCGTTCCTCCCAATCACGCCAGTCCAAGTATCACTGTCATTGCCCACGtgtgcgttgaagtcccccagcaagactatggaatacaggaccccatgcaaggtatccaaggaggccgaatactctgaactcttgtttggtgcatacgcacaaacaacagtcagagttTTTCCCCCTCCAACCCAAAGGCGAAGGGAGGCGACCCTCTTGTCCACTGGGGTGAACTCCAACATACAGGTACTCAGCCGGGCACTCGTGAGTATCCCCAAACCCACCTGGGCCCTCACACCTTGAGCAACTCCAGAAGTGAACAAGGTCCATCCCTTGTCCAGGAGTGTGGTTTCAGAGCCCTTGCTATGCGTAGAGGTAAGCCCCACCAGATCCAACCGGTAGCGCTCCACCtcccgcaccagctcaggctccttccccaccaGCGTAGAGACGTTCCATGTCCCAAAAGTCAGCCTCTGCTGCCCCCAATTGGTCCGTCTGGACCCTCCACTTTCACTGCCATCCACTTGGCAGCGCACCCGACCCCACTGGTTCCAACTGCGGGTGGTGGGCCCACGTGGCGGAGAGGATTGTGTGTCCACGTAGTTTCATTGGGCTctagcccggccaccaggcgctcgctgaCAAGCCCTGCCTCCGGGCCtagctccagaggagggccccgggctTCCTCATGGGGGATATCGTAACCCTGACTATGAAAGTCAGGGGCGTTCAACTCCCTGAGGCTTTATACAAGCCCACATACCATAAAATGAGACATGGTTGGTTAAAATTTGGGTTAAGGtttatattaaaaaacaaaacttagtgtcagctttgtgttgtaGGTGATCAAGGTTAGTCATTATTAAGGGGTAAAAACCCCAAAAgtaaagaaaaagaaggaaaaaaaggagCAAAAATACGTACTGTTATGAGAAAAAGAATAACTTATAATAATACACTGTCACTTATCCCAGAAAAGCTGACCCAAAGTTTTGTCTgtaaatactgtgtatatataatgtctgtttttatcttcttttttattttttattttgtaaaaaaaaaaatctaaatggcccccgcatacttAGACTTTTCAGCACGGGACCTTAGTGGAAGAAGTCTGGACACCCCTGGGTTATTAGTATCATATTTTGAGCTTTTTTTTCTTtgcataaaataaaattttgctttcttaaaattattatttgtatttgttttttatccAATAATATGCTGCGGTCCAACAAAACTGTAACTGTGGGTTTCACTTTGGACCCCCCCTGTGTTGTTATAACGTTTTTTGCATAGCAAGATAGTTCTCAAGTGAAAAGACATACGATTGTATACAGTACATGCAATTTTTCTGTCGAAATTGAAGGAACGAATATATTTAGTGAGAAGGATGAAATGCTTTATTGATGCACACTATTTCAAGGCTTGCGCAGGCCAAATaaaacgatgtggcaggccagatatggcccctgggctttgagtttgacatgtGTGCTTTAAACAGCGGAGGTTGCTGTGCATTAGTGAAAAAATCCCAagattttgtaaaataaaaagaagaagcATGAAAGCTAATCACACGATGGTACAAACACTCACACAATAATGACTGCTAATAATGTTATGACAGTCTAAAAAAACTGAATGAAATTtgagtttgttactgaatacgaccctcagaatgtacatgaaaatacagaatgtgggatttacaatattaactgtgaaaaATAAAACAGACCCGACCTTCTCTAACGACATCTTTTATAATTgagcaagaacaacaaaaattaaacaggcgcaattggtaaaaaaaaaacatccacaaatTGGAcatcactgttctgcagaactttgttgtagaacTCTGCCTCCTTCGTGTCTCAGACTTGCCGCTCTGTAAACAAACCCCGTCCACTCTGCTTAATTCCTCGTCTGCATGGAGCTGCTGTGATTTAGTTATTTTGATTACTTAGTAACCCGTATGCCACTCAAAAGAGCAGATTCTAACCGTTGGAAGTGGAAATTGTTTCTATTGTTTGgaagcgggccggattgaaatgtatataatgttgtatTAAGCCCAGGTCTATTGGGGCGTGTCGTGCTGCATAAactgtgtcacgtgacttcaaacttgactccTCATTGGCTggtctgagacaggatcgatttcTTCAGCATTTATTTACCGGAAGTgattcttgagttttgaagcaacaaatgtttcaacaatgacttttttacactgtatttctACTCACTGCCTTTTTAGCTTacttaatttttaaacacacatttttattaaattaacctCTTagtataatttgatgtaaaaac
This region includes:
- the dazl gene encoding deleted in azoospermia-like isoform X2; this encodes MDTPNPKDSHHASPSLQLSNGFMVPEGNVNPNAIFVFFGVGTRATATNLRDLFAPFGQIKEVKIITYRGGFSKGYGFVYFDEDVDIQPIVDQQIVWKGRTLRLGPAIIKQRNCRVRQSHQMSLEPWMNPSQYMYCPCYPLTGASMTPPSPMVNGGGSPYYQPYHYTPYGGFIVPQVPVNNTQNAYCYQNPMDFGVQTMLTAL